One Pontibacter deserti genomic region harbors:
- the eno gene encoding phosphopyruvate hydratase has protein sequence MSLITDIKARQIFDSRGNPTVEVDVITENGIMGRAAVPSGASTGIHEAVELRDGDKSKYMGKGVLQAVENVNGKIAEELVGFPVFDQNLLDKIMIELDGSDNKGNLGANAILGVSLAIARAAAQELNMPLYRYVGGVNANTLPVPMMNILNGGSHADNAIDFQEFMIMPVGAPSFSEALRMGSEVFHHLKNVLKKKGLSTNVGDEGGFAPNIASNVEAIEVVLQAIEAAGYKPGDDMMIAMDAASSEFYDASTGLYTFKKSTGDKLTSSDMVSYWKEWTEKYPIISIEDGMAEDDWAGWKELTEKIGKNVQLVGDDLFVTNVKRLQQGIDQGVANSILIKVNQIGTLTETINAINLGLRHGYKSVMSHRSGETEDNTIADLAVALNTGQIKTGSASRSDRMAKYNQLLRIEEELGEIAYYPGRKF, from the coding sequence ATGAGCTTAATCACAGATATTAAAGCCAGACAGATCTTCGATTCGAGAGGCAATCCTACTGTTGAGGTAGATGTTATAACTGAAAACGGCATTATGGGTCGCGCTGCTGTACCGTCCGGTGCTTCTACAGGTATACATGAAGCTGTTGAGCTTCGTGATGGAGACAAGAGCAAGTACATGGGTAAAGGTGTGCTGCAGGCAGTTGAAAACGTTAATGGTAAAATTGCTGAAGAACTGGTTGGCTTTCCGGTGTTCGATCAGAACCTGCTGGATAAGATCATGATTGAGCTGGATGGTTCTGATAACAAAGGCAACCTAGGTGCTAATGCTATACTTGGCGTATCGCTGGCAATTGCCCGTGCTGCTGCCCAAGAGCTGAACATGCCACTTTACCGCTATGTTGGTGGTGTTAATGCCAATACATTGCCGGTACCAATGATGAACATCCTGAATGGTGGTAGCCATGCTGATAATGCGATCGACTTCCAGGAATTTATGATCATGCCGGTTGGTGCTCCTTCGTTCTCTGAAGCATTGCGTATGGGCTCTGAAGTATTCCACCACCTGAAGAATGTACTGAAGAAAAAAGGTCTTTCTACAAACGTAGGTGATGAAGGTGGTTTTGCACCGAACATCGCGTCTAACGTGGAAGCTATTGAAGTGGTACTTCAGGCAATTGAAGCAGCTGGTTACAAGCCAGGCGACGACATGATGATTGCTATGGATGCTGCCAGTTCTGAATTCTACGATGCCTCAACAGGTCTTTATACTTTCAAGAAATCTACTGGTGATAAGCTGACGTCTTCTGACATGGTAAGCTACTGGAAAGAGTGGACAGAGAAGTATCCGATCATCTCGATTGAAGATGGTATGGCAGAGGATGACTGGGCTGGCTGGAAAGAGCTTACTGAGAAAATTGGTAAGAATGTACAGCTGGTAGGCGATGACCTGTTTGTAACAAATGTGAAGCGCCTGCAGCAAGGTATAGACCAGGGTGTAGCTAACTCTATCCTGATTAAAGTAAACCAGATTGGTACGCTTACGGAAACTATAAACGCTATTAACTTAGGCTTACGCCATGGTTATAAGAGCGTGATGAGCCACCGTTCCGGCGAGACAGAGGATAACACAATTGCTGACCTAGCAGTGGCCCTAAACACAGGCCAGATCAAGACTGGTTCGGCATCGCGCTCTGACCGTATGGCTAAGTATAACCAGCTGCTTCGTATTGAGGAGGAGCTTGGTGAAATTGCTTATTATCCGGGACGTAAGTTCTAA
- a CDS encoding FtsB family cell division protein yields the protein MIKRIPKFFRSFYFITTALFVVWMLFFDANDFITQYQMSKQLSDLEDVREDYVQKMDEVVKDRKALMGNPDLLEKYAREKYLMKRPNEDVFIIVPKEEE from the coding sequence ATGATCAAGCGCATTCCAAAATTCTTCCGCAGCTTTTATTTTATCACAACAGCCCTGTTTGTGGTATGGATGCTCTTTTTCGATGCCAATGATTTTATTACCCAATACCAGATGAGCAAGCAGCTCAGCGACCTGGAAGATGTGCGAGAAGATTACGTGCAGAAAATGGACGAAGTGGTAAAGGACCGTAAAGCCCTGATGGGTAACCCCGATCTGCTGGAGAAATATGCCCGCGAAAAATACCTGATGAAGCGCCCGAATGAGGACGTATTTATTATTGTGCCGAAGGAAGAGGAGTAG